In Paenibacillus durus, the DNA window GAATAAGCTGCAGGAGATCAGAGCCAAGGGAGCGACTGTTGAATACCGGATGGCGGATGTGAATATCAGAACAGAGGTACAGTCTTTGATGGCATACATTCATGACCAAGGGTATTCATTAACAGGGATTATTCACGCAGCAGGCATTACGAGGGACGGATATCTTGCTGGTAAAGATGCGGAAGATTTCTGGAAGGTCATTGAACCTAAGACTGCCGGAACTGTTTTTCTCGACGAGGCGACCAAAGATTTGGCTCTGGAGTTCTTTGTGTTATTCTCTTCCATTGCAGCCGTGACCGGCAATGCCGGGCAGGCCGATTATGCATATGCGAATGGCTATATGGATCATTTTGCGGAAGTTAGAGAGTACTGGAGACACCAAGGCATCCGTTCCGGGAAGACGTTGTCCATCAACTGGCCGCTGTGGGCCAATGGCGGAATGCGGATGGAGGATTCCACGCTTGCCTTATACAGCCGGACTTCCGGCATGATCCCGCTGGACACATTGAAGGGGATAGAAGCTTTTGAAAAAGGGCTTTCGCTTACGGAATCTTCTCAATTCGGAATTGTTCAGGGGGACAAAGGAAAGCTGCGCCGCCTGCTCGAACTGGATCAAGCACTCTTAAATTCCGAGCAGCGTGTCCAGCATAAGGTTGTCCAGCCCAACGAAGATGAGCTTGCAACAGCTCTTAATGGCAATCTGGTTGCCATAGTAAGCGCATTGACGAAGGTTAAGGCACATGATATCTTTCCGCATAAGGCGCTCAGCGAGTATGGATTCCATTCTATTAATCTGGCTGAATTTGCCGACAGGATCAACACGGAGTACGAGCTGCGGCTCAATCCGTCTATTTTCTTTGAATATGCTACGCTGGAGGCTCTTGCGAGCTTTCTGCTGAATGATCATAAAGAAGCGGTAACAGCAAGACATACAGAGTCATTTGCGGCGCCTTCAGACTTAATGGATGCTGCGGAGAACGGCAATCAGGCTTCAGATAAAGCTGTGGATAAGCCTTTCATCGCTGCCGAACCTGCGGCTCCCGAAAAGCCTGTATCCAAGCCCGATAAACCTCAAGTTCGCGAAGAGGATGTGGCGATTATCGGAATGGCCGGGCTAATGCCGCAGAGCGAAGATCTGGGTCAATTCTGGGAGCATCTTAGCTCGCAAAAGAATCTGGTCACGGAAATCCCGCCGGAGCGCTGGGATTGGAAGTCTTTCTACAGCGAGACGAATGAGCCTAACACCTCGCCGTCCAAATGGGGAGGGTTCCTCAAGGAAGTGGATACCTTCGATGCAGGCTGGTTCGGCATATCACCTGCTGAGGCAGAACTGATGGACCCGCAGCAGCGGTTATTCCTGCAAACAGTGTGGTCAACCATTGAGGATGCAGGCTATAAAGCTTCTGCGTTGTCCGGCTCCCGGACAGGGGTGTTCGTCGGTGTAGGAACGATGGATTATTATGATGTGCTGCTTGCGAATGGCATCAATATAGAACCGCATTTCTCAACGGGCAATTCCCACAGTGTTCTGGCTAACCGGATCTCTTATCTGCTTAACTTCCACGGTCCGAGTGAACCTGTCAATACAGCCTGCTCCAGCTCATTGGTAGCCATACACAGAGCTGTACAGAGCATTAGCAGCGGGGAATCCGAACTAGCCATTGCCGGCGGCGTCAACGTGATGGCCAGTCCGCTGTTGTATTTGGCCTTTGGAAAGTCCGGGATGCTGAGCAAGGACGGAGAATGCCGCACCTTTGACCATAGAGCCAACGGTTATGTGCGGGGCGAAGGGGCAGGGGCCATTCTTCTCAAGCCCTTGAGTAAAGCGATAAAAGACCGGGATCATATTTATGGTGTCGTAAAAGGATCGGCCGTTAACCACGGCGGCAGAGCGAATTCCCTGACTGCACCCAATGTAAACGCCCAAGCGGAGTTATTGGTAGAGGCATACGGCAAAGCCGATGTATCTCCGGCGACCGTAACTTATATTGAGGCGCACGGAACCGGGACGCCACTTGGTGATCCGGCTGAAATCAACGGGCTGAAGAAAGCCTTTAGCACCTTGGGCAAGCTGCGCGGGGAACCTGCTCCGTTGGCCAGATATTGCGGTGTTGGTTCTGTGAAGACCAATATCGGCCATTTAGAGACTGCGGCAGGCATTGCCGGGGTAATCAAGGTTTTGTTAGCCATGAAGAACGGCACTATTCCGGGAAATGTGCATTTTGAAGGACTGAACCCTTATATCGAATTAGAGGGCAGTCCATTTTACGTTGCCGACACGACGCAGTCATGGGCGAAATTGACGGATGCCCGGGGCAACACCATTCCCCGCAGAGCCGGTATCAGCTCCTTCGGATTTGGCGGGGCCAATGCGCATGTGATTCTGGAGCAATATGAGGATGAACCTGTAGCCGCTGACGGCTATAACGAGCATCGGACCGGCGGTGAACTGCAAATCGTTATTTTATCCGCAAAAAGCAAGGAACAGCTTAATGAATACGCCCGGAAATTACTGAAGTTCCTTGATGTGGAGGGGCAGCACAATGTGAAGTTATTGCTGTCCGACTTGGCCTTTACCCTCCAGACCGGGCGCGAGGAAAGCGATGAAAGATTAGCTGTGGTGGTGGATGATTTAAATAAGCTGCGAGCTTTGTTATCCCTGTACTGTACAGGGACAGAGCAAGCGGATGGCCTGTTTACAGGAATGGCCAAGGCCAATAGGGGATTAGGAGAACCGGAAAGCGTTGCTTCGGTACAAGACGGGAAGTCCGATCCTTACCAGCTTGCCCGCTCCTGGGTTCAGGGGGCGCTCATCCCGTGGACAGATTTACAGAAGGGCTTTCCTTGCCGCCGGCTTTCCTTGCCGACTTATCCTTATGCCAAGGAACGATATTGGGCGGGTAATAAGACTACGTTCCCTATTTTCAAGCATGATACTTCTGTGGAACCGCAGCTTCATCCCTTGATTGGACAGAATACATCCAGCCTGTATGAGCAGAAATTTAGCACGCGGCTCTCGGGAGAGGAGTTTTTTTTCAAAGATCATGTGATTGGGGGAACGCGGATTTTGCCAGGCGCGGCCTATCTGGAAATGGCCCGGGCGGCTGGTGAGATTGCCGGGGAGCAGCAGGTCAGCAAGCTGAGAAATGTAATTTGGCTGCAGCCGATGACCATCACTGGAGAAGCCTGCGGGATAACGACCACTTTAGTCCCTAAAGGAGCATTCGTGGAGGCCCAAATCAGGTCTGCCCATGCGAAAGATTTCGTTTACGCACAAGGAAATATTATCCTGGGGGATTCTCGGGAGACGGCGGATTCTTCAGGGAATGGACTGAAACTGAACATTCCAGCAATCATCAAAAGCTGTGATGCTCCTGTTTCGGGAGAAGTATGTTACCGGAAATTATATGAGATGGGATTCCAGTATGGCCGGTCGCTGCGCGTAATTCAGGAGCATGGAAGCAGGAACAATCAGGAAGCTTGGGCTTATCTTTCGCTGCCAGCCGAAATAGCCGATACATTGACGAGCTACAAACTGCATCCTTCTTTAGTGGACGGCACACTGCAGAGCGCATTACTGATGGGGACTGGCGGTACATCCCTTGGAAACAGTAAATTCCTGCCTTTCGCACTGGATGAATTGGAACTGATCAGGCCGCTTGTACCAGAGTGCTTCTGCCATATTGTTTCCGTAGAGGAGTCAGGTAAGCAGATATCGTCTCTCAGAAAATATAATCTTGCCATTGCCGACAGAGCAGGTAATCTGTTGGTTCGAATGAACGGTTTTTCGTCCCGGTTGGTGCAGACCTCAGTACCGGAGATGAAGGCGGTAGAAGATGAAGTGTTGGATATACTGTATAAACTTCAGCGCGGCGATGTGGACTTGAATGAAGCCGAACGTTTAGCGGAGGGAAGTGTACTGTGAGCCGGAAGACAAAAAGACAAATCTTCAGTATGGTTCAAGCTAATCAAATTACACCGGAACAAGGTAAACAAATGTTAATGGAGCTTCAGACCGGAAGCAGCAGCCAGAAAGAAGATGAAATTCACCTTTATCAGCCCTCTTGGACACAATCAGCTATAAAAAGCGATCCGGAAGCGGAACATCGACCGGGGAATTTGCTCATTTTTGATGAAAACCATGGACTTTCTCAACTAATTGAGGAATATGCCGGACAGAAGGCCCGGCTGTGTTGTACCGTGATCCAACAAGGTGATGCTTACGCCAAATTGGCAGACGGTTCATACCGGATTCGGGTGGATGTTCCCGGGGATTATGAGCAATTGCTGGCTGATCTGAAGCTGGGTGAGATAGACTCCCCCCAAATCCTTCATGCCTGGTCCCGTGGTACCAATTCCGACTTGTCCTCTGATAAGGTAAACGAACAACTGGCCAAAGGGTTCTATTCGCTTCTTTATCTGACTCAAGCGCTGCTTCGTCTAAAGATCACGTCTCCGCTTCCGCTGCTGTATTTGCATACGTCGGAGCCGGCTCAGATTCAGCCGGTGTATGCAGCTGTTGGCGCTTTGATTCGCACCATCAGACTTGAGCAGCCTAACTTTCTGTTCAAAAGTGTTCAACTGGAGTCATTATCTGAATCAACAGGTACAGGTAATTCAGACTTATCCCGGATTGTTCAGCACTTGCTTACTGAGCTTGCAGAGCAAGGCGGAACCTCCCGCGAAGTGAAATATATAGGACATCACCGTTATGTAAGGTCGATCCAAGAAATGAATTCTCAGGAGTTTAATCAAGAAATACCGCTCGTGCGTGGCGGTACGTATCTAATTACCGGTGGCTGCGGCGGATTGGGGTCTCTTGTTGCCAAGCATTTTGCGGACCGCTACAAGGCTAACCTGATTCTGAATGGCAGATCAGAAGCAGACAAGCGGATAGACAAGCAACTGGAAGAATTACAGCGTTTAGGATCATCCGCCATTTATGTGCAAGCGGATCTATCCGTTGAAGCGGAAACCAAGCAACTGATCCATGCCGCCAAAGAGAAGTTCGGAGCATTGAACGGCATTATCCATTGTGCGGGTTTATTGCAGGATGCATTTATTCTCAATAAAAAGAGAGAACAAGCAGAGCTGGTGCTTACGCCTAAGGTAATGGGTACGATCCATTTGGACGAAGCCGCCAAAGACGAGGAACTGGATGTGTTTGTGCTATTTTCTTCCATATCCTCGCTGCTGGGAAATATAGGGCAAAGCGATTACGCTTATGCCAACGCCTTTATGGACCATTTTGCAGAGATGAGAAACTCTCTGGTTCATCGTCATGCGAGACATGGGAGAACCTTGGGCATTAACTGGCCTCTATGGGCAAGCGGTGGTATGGAGATCAGCCCGGCACAGGAAAGTTGGATGAAGAATTCACTCGATATTTCCATCATGGAGACAGACCAGGGTCTAAGCGCTTTGGAGACCAGTTTATGTGCCGGAAACGGAGTTAATCAAATCCTGGCGGTCACGGGAACAGGCAGTGCGGCGGCCACAGGGTTGCTTGAACTGTACCAGGGTAAGGAAACGCAGAGAATTCAGACTTCCGAGAAGATGAAGAAAACGAAGACAGAGAACGTAGCGGCTCATCCCGCAAGCCCTAAGCTCAAAGAATACGCTGAGCAGATGTTAATTAAACTGCTGGCGAAGACAACCAAATATCCGGCAACCGGGATCAAGGCCGATCAGGCCTTTGAGCATTATGGCGTTGACTCCATGATTGTGATGGCGATGAACCGGGAGCTGGAGGCCGATTTTGGAGAACTGTCCAAAACGCTGCTGTTCGAATATCAAAATATAGGTGAGCTTGCCGCCTATTTTGCCGACAACCATTCCGGGGTGTTAACGCAGCTTGCGGGCCTTAAGGACAATGAACCAACCGCTGCCGAAAGAAACGAAGCCGCGCCGCCTAAGGAGCAAAAAGAGCTTATTTCTGCGAAATCATCAAGATTCGCTGTTTCCGGACAAGTTTCTGTATCAAGCGCCAAACCTAAAGAAGAGAAGCGGGAAAGCGGCGATATTGCCGTGATCGGGGTCAGCGGACGCTATCCGTTAGCCCGGAATACATCGGAATTCTGGGATAACCTGCAAAATGGCCGGGATTGCATTACGGAGATTCCACAGGACCGTTGGGATGCGCTTGCCGCCTACACGGAAGATGTGAACGATAAATCGAAGTCCTATTCAAAATGGGGCGGATTTATTGCCGACGCGGACAAGTTCGATCCATTGTTTTTCAGTATTTCTCCTAAAGAAGCGATCATCATGGACCCGCAGGAACGAATCTTCCTGGAGACTGTGTGGCAGACGCTGGAGGACGCGGGTTATCCCAAATCCTCGCTAAATCATGCCAAAGCTGGCGTGTTCGTTGGGGTTATGTACGGCCAGTATCAATTGTTCGGTGCAAGCAGCGACGGTACTTCCTTGGCTCCGACCTCGTCGTATGCATCCATCGCTAACCGCGTATCGTATTTTTTCAACTTTCACGGTCCTAGTATTGCACTGGATACGATGTGTTCCTCATCTCTGACTGCGGTTCATTTGGCGTGTGACAGTATCCGCAGCGGGGAGAGTGAAATCGCTGTAGCAGGTGGAGTCAACTTGTCGATCCATCCGCAAAAATATCTGATGCTCAGCCAGCAAAGATTCCTTTCCACAGATGGCCGCTGCCGGACCTTTGGTGAAGGCGGAGACGGATATGTGCCCGGTGAAGGTTCTGGAGCCGTTCTGCTGAAGCCGCTGCACAAAGCCATTGCTGATGGAGATCGCATATACGCGGTGATCAAAGGAAGCACGATGAATCATGGGGGCAAAACGAATGGGTATTCCGTCCCTAACCCGAACGCTCAAGCGGATCTGATCACAGATGCCTTGAAGGAGACCGGAATCCACCCGAGAACGATTAGTTATATGGAAGCCCATGGAACCGGAACTTCGTTAGGCGATCCTATCGAAATTACCGGCCTTACCAAGGCGTTCGGCAAGTTTACCGGAGATACCGGCTTCTGTGCGATTGGTTCCGTCAAGTCAAACATAGGACATGCCGAATCGGCTGCCGGGATTGCGGGCTTAACGAAGCTCTTATTACAGTTTCAGCATAAGCTGCTGGTGCCTTCTCTGCATTCGGAAACGCCGAATCCCAATATCCGGTTTGACCGCTCTCCCTTTAGTGTCCAGCTGGAGCTGACGGAATGGAAAAGACCAGTGGTCTCGATTGACGGAGAGGAAAGGGAGTATCCGCGCCGCGCGGGAATTAGCGCCTTCGGAGCGGGTGGAGCCAATGTGCATGTGCTGCTGGAAGAATACAGCGCTGATGCTGCAAACGAAGCCGTGCGCGAGGCGGCAGGTCCACAATTAATTATTTTATCCGCTCAAAATAAAGAGCGCCTGAGCGAATACGCTGAAGAATTCGCCAATTATTTGAACAAGGCATTAAACGGGCCGTTGAACAATACCATTGAATCCGCTGCGGTTCCAACTGGGTCCCGTAATCAGGAGAAGATCACGCAGGAACTGGCTTCCATCCGTTCAGTAGTGCTGGAA includes these proteins:
- a CDS encoding SDR family NAD(P)-dependent oxidoreductase, with product MVKTKLKPKGAYEDKPASTDNGAYELIVLTAKTARALQQKIIDLEQWLEQQSGQEIDLLNVAYTLLAGRSHFPYRAATAVKSLDELRRILQAEISADFHSGKWMKGEPGSANVKGDPSASMERAAEIIREIRLLPAEARIKRRYQELAELFVAGACGDLGALYADQRCHKLSLPAYPFARDRYWVPDAPAEAKKAEAGAGSEALGSKGNARWAEVLHPLIDSNCSTVAALSFHKTFYPHEFFLADHQVEGEGVLPGVAYLEMARAAGTIANPGAVVNKLTDIIWLQPFRMSKGERLKDATLRLLPAAERSGAFQYEMSTTNHEGQRIVNGKGVICYDSSVETLKPQYIDVDLIKSRCTVTMDKEACYAAFRQRGLQLGRSFQALTELHHNDTETLAYLELPDSLEEQFSRYLLHPSLMDGALEAVIGLVHSGDASALSLPFAIDEIEIRSPLPKDCLAYVTNSEVQQEDRHSRKFDVQLTDKDGMVLVSVTGFTLKVVEPAQISAGTDEVLYYKPIWEKTPIWQIGADMVTTSVSASGAHSLTVIFNDESLYRSLAVTEAFLNGNKQALFIEHGDYKEKADGGFSLHFAQKDDFKRMLHSLKRNHKLPDEILFAASKSTRSAATHPQDEFTGELRASLQPVIYLLQSLMDMKLETQTQVLYLCPANESPSAYSTLHTALSALGKTVQLENSRLQFRLLEWREDVPDKQRVALVQQELAEKNREEVHIRYSGGTRECLHWKETLLKPQAAEELAVRRDGTYLITGGAGGLGLIFAEHFAEQASPTLILTGRSPLTEFQQNKLQEIRAKGATVEYRMADVNIRTEVQSLMAYIHDQGYSLTGIIHAAGITRDGYLAGKDAEDFWKVIEPKTAGTVFLDEATKDLALEFFVLFSSIAAVTGNAGQADYAYANGYMDHFAEVREYWRHQGIRSGKTLSINWPLWANGGMRMEDSTLALYSRTSGMIPLDTLKGIEAFEKGLSLTESSQFGIVQGDKGKLRRLLELDQALLNSEQRVQHKVVQPNEDELATALNGNLVAIVSALTKVKAHDIFPHKALSEYGFHSINLAEFADRINTEYELRLNPSIFFEYATLEALASFLLNDHKEAVTARHTESFAAPSDLMDAAENGNQASDKAVDKPFIAAEPAAPEKPVSKPDKPQVREEDVAIIGMAGLMPQSEDLGQFWEHLSSQKNLVTEIPPERWDWKSFYSETNEPNTSPSKWGGFLKEVDTFDAGWFGISPAEAELMDPQQRLFLQTVWSTIEDAGYKASALSGSRTGVFVGVGTMDYYDVLLANGINIEPHFSTGNSHSVLANRISYLLNFHGPSEPVNTACSSSLVAIHRAVQSISSGESELAIAGGVNVMASPLLYLAFGKSGMLSKDGECRTFDHRANGYVRGEGAGAILLKPLSKAIKDRDHIYGVVKGSAVNHGGRANSLTAPNVNAQAELLVEAYGKADVSPATVTYIEAHGTGTPLGDPAEINGLKKAFSTLGKLRGEPAPLARYCGVGSVKTNIGHLETAAGIAGVIKVLLAMKNGTIPGNVHFEGLNPYIELEGSPFYVADTTQSWAKLTDARGNTIPRRAGISSFGFGGANAHVILEQYEDEPVAADGYNEHRTGGELQIVILSAKSKEQLNEYARKLLKFLDVEGQHNVKLLLSDLAFTLQTGREESDERLAVVVDDLNKLRALLSLYCTGTEQADGLFTGMAKANRGLGEPESVASVQDGKSDPYQLARSWVQGALIPWTDLQKGFPCRRLSLPTYPYAKERYWAGNKTTFPIFKHDTSVEPQLHPLIGQNTSSLYEQKFSTRLSGEEFFFKDHVIGGTRILPGAAYLEMARAAGEIAGEQQVSKLRNVIWLQPMTITGEACGITTTLVPKGAFVEAQIRSAHAKDFVYAQGNIILGDSRETADSSGNGLKLNIPAIIKSCDAPVSGEVCYRKLYEMGFQYGRSLRVIQEHGSRNNQEAWAYLSLPAEIADTLTSYKLHPSLVDGTLQSALLMGTGGTSLGNSKFLPFALDELELIRPLVPECFCHIVSVEESGKQISSLRKYNLAIADRAGNLLVRMNGFSSRLVQTSVPEMKAVEDEVLDILYKLQRGDVDLNEAERLAEGSVL